Proteins encoded together in one Zingiber officinale cultivar Zhangliang unplaced genomic scaffold, Zo_v1.1 ctg134, whole genome shotgun sequence window:
- the LOC122036162 gene encoding NAC domain-containing protein 82-like isoform X3 — protein MAKNNLPPGFRFHPTDVELVWFYLKRKIMGKPFRFEAITEIELYKFAPWDLPGKSQLHSKDLEWYFFCARDRKYPNGSRANRTTGNGYWKATGNDKVVVHNSSTIGMRKSLVFHVGKLPKGSRTDWMMYEYRLESKELVDAGFFQDAYVLCKIFQKSGSGPKIGEQYGAPFNEEDYDDDTTTEDSFPLGPESLACQTTLFNPVTEQAMTSAVIETSSDHDLLEFDGILLDEFLEFLNSSPPRENAHHEVPDSAVPNGTVDETSSIGPEEISTELENIYSHEPNSNNKASGDNLDGTALSSMLLEFENDQYLELTDFWLTEDNTPCQSTMLNDALTCTHNNLVPMPDSVPYFSNDGSTSMHYASYAGAEITNGQPTINVQVGI, from the exons ATGGCCAAGAATAACCTCCCCCCAGGTTTCCGCTTCCATCCAACTGATGTCGAACTTGTTTGGTTCTACTTGAAGAGAAAAATAATGGGAAAGCCTTTCCGTTTTGAAGCTATTACTGAAATTGAATTGTACAAATTTGCCCCTTGGGATCTCCCAG gcaaATCTCAATTGCATAGCAAAGACCTTGAGTGGTACTTCTTCTGTGCTAGAGATAGAAAATATCCTAATGGCTCTAGAGCAAATCGCACAACTGGAAATGGTTACTGGAAAGCTACTGGAAATGATAAAGTTGTTGTTCACAACTCTTCTACCATTGGGATGAGGAAATCTTTAGTTTTTCATGTAGGAAAGCTTCCAAAAGGCAGCAGAACTGACTGGATGATGTATGAGTACAGACTTGAAAGCAAGGAACTGGTTGATGCTGGATTCTTTCAG GATGCATATGTTCTCTGCAAAATCTTCCAGAAAAGTGGTTCAGGTCCTAAAATTGGGGAGCAATATGGTGCACCTTTTAACGAAGAGGATTATGATGACGACACAACTACTGAAGATTCTTTTCCTCTTGGTCCAGAATCCTTAGCTTGTCAAACTACTTTGTTCAATCCTGTCACTGAGCAAGCTATGACCTCTGCGGTCATTGAGACATCTTCTGACCATGATCTTCTTGAATTTGATGGAATACTGCTGGATGAATTTTTAGAGTTTCTTAATAGCTCTCCACCTAGAGAGAATGCTCATCATGAG GTCCCTGATTCAGCTGTTCCCAATGGAACTGTTGATGAAACCTCTTCCATAGGCCCTGAGGAAATCTCTACTGAATTAGAAAATATATATTCTCACGAGCCGAATTCTAACAACAAGGCGTCTGGAGACAATCTCGACGGAACTGCTTTATCTTCTATGCTATTAGAATTTGAAAATGACCAGTATCTGGAGCTCACTGATTTTTGGTTAACCGAGGATAACACTCCATGTCAATCTACCATGCTGAATGACGCATTAACTTGCACGCATAATAATCTGGTTCCCATGCCTGATTCAGTCCCTTACTTTTCTAATGATGGCAGTACTTCAATGCATTATGCTTCTTATGCAGGAGCTGAAATTACCAATGGACAACCTACAATTAATGTACAG GTAGGCATTTGA
- the LOC122036162 gene encoding NAC domain-containing protein 82-like isoform X1 has product MAKNNLPPGFRFHPTDVELVWFYLKRKIMGKPFRFEAITEIELYKFAPWDLPGKSQLHSKDLEWYFFCARDRKYPNGSRANRTTGNGYWKATGNDKVVVHNSSTIGMRKSLVFHVGKLPKGSRTDWMMYEYRLESKELVDAGFFQDAYVLCKIFQKSGSGPKIGEQYGAPFNEEDYDDDTTTEDSFPLGPESLACQTTLFNPVTEQAMTSAVIETSSDHDLLEFDGILLDEFLEFLNSSPPRENAHHEVPDSAVPNGTVDETSSIGPEEISTELENIYSHEPNSNNKASGDNLDGTALSSMLLEFENDQYLELTDFWLTEDNTPCQSTMLNDALTCTHNNLVPMPDSVPYFSNDGSTSMHYASYAGAEITNGQPTINVQQQTEDVGIFAYHPDALESESLLASFTNPFL; this is encoded by the exons ATGGCCAAGAATAACCTCCCCCCAGGTTTCCGCTTCCATCCAACTGATGTCGAACTTGTTTGGTTCTACTTGAAGAGAAAAATAATGGGAAAGCCTTTCCGTTTTGAAGCTATTACTGAAATTGAATTGTACAAATTTGCCCCTTGGGATCTCCCAG gcaaATCTCAATTGCATAGCAAAGACCTTGAGTGGTACTTCTTCTGTGCTAGAGATAGAAAATATCCTAATGGCTCTAGAGCAAATCGCACAACTGGAAATGGTTACTGGAAAGCTACTGGAAATGATAAAGTTGTTGTTCACAACTCTTCTACCATTGGGATGAGGAAATCTTTAGTTTTTCATGTAGGAAAGCTTCCAAAAGGCAGCAGAACTGACTGGATGATGTATGAGTACAGACTTGAAAGCAAGGAACTGGTTGATGCTGGATTCTTTCAG GATGCATATGTTCTCTGCAAAATCTTCCAGAAAAGTGGTTCAGGTCCTAAAATTGGGGAGCAATATGGTGCACCTTTTAACGAAGAGGATTATGATGACGACACAACTACTGAAGATTCTTTTCCTCTTGGTCCAGAATCCTTAGCTTGTCAAACTACTTTGTTCAATCCTGTCACTGAGCAAGCTATGACCTCTGCGGTCATTGAGACATCTTCTGACCATGATCTTCTTGAATTTGATGGAATACTGCTGGATGAATTTTTAGAGTTTCTTAATAGCTCTCCACCTAGAGAGAATGCTCATCATGAG GTCCCTGATTCAGCTGTTCCCAATGGAACTGTTGATGAAACCTCTTCCATAGGCCCTGAGGAAATCTCTACTGAATTAGAAAATATATATTCTCACGAGCCGAATTCTAACAACAAGGCGTCTGGAGACAATCTCGACGGAACTGCTTTATCTTCTATGCTATTAGAATTTGAAAATGACCAGTATCTGGAGCTCACTGATTTTTGGTTAACCGAGGATAACACTCCATGTCAATCTACCATGCTGAATGACGCATTAACTTGCACGCATAATAATCTGGTTCCCATGCCTGATTCAGTCCCTTACTTTTCTAATGATGGCAGTACTTCAATGCATTATGCTTCTTATGCAGGAGCTGAAATTACCAATGGACAACCTACAATTAATGTACAG CAACAGACAGAAGATGTTGGAATATTTGCCTATCACCCAGATGCTCTTGAATCTGAATCTCTTCTAGCCAGTTTCACCAACCCTTTTCTTTGA
- the LOC122036161 gene encoding putative clathrin assembly protein At1g03050, which yields MSPSKLRKAIGAVKDKTSIGLAKVSNSTSLSDLDVAIVKATRHDEFPADEKHIREIFSLTCYSRAHVGACVATLSRRLGKTRSWTVALKTLFLIHRLLLEGDSAYEKEIFLTTRRGTRMLNLSDFRDTSRSDAFDFSAFVRTYALYLDERLDYRMHGRRKRRPSSTNLDHDQDDDADPSATVATGAVTAAATASASRVATPVRDMPADRIFARTRHLQRMLERFLACRPTGAAKHNRIVAVALYPLVKESFKIYYDLVELMNIFVDRFMDLEVPECVSVHEIFHRLSKQFDELDLFYGWARAAGVCRSSEYPEIERITSKKLEVMEEFIRDKSVLAIANRQRQEAAAAITVAATKSPEEEPEPEYEKNALKALPAPGPEEVEEAQQERAVAVIEDNSSSPEKTTKEAEEEDVDFLNLKGDAMTGEEHGDQLALALFDGPLADSAAPKWEAFEAEDSSDWETALVAAATNLSDKRAVLGGGFDMLLLDGLYAQAQATAATERQGQTGSSSSVVIPPPQPMLALPAPPGATGAAASDSDPFAASTVVPPPSYVQMSDMERKQHLMTDEQWMWEQYAKEGRQGQAALDKLQQQQQQFGHAAYARMH from the coding sequence ATGTCCCCGAGCAAGCTCCGGAAGGCGATCGGCGCCGTCAAGGACAAGACGAGCATCGGCCTCGCCAAGGTCAGCAACAGCACCTCTCTGTCGGACTTGGACGTGGCCATCGTCAAGGCCACTCGCCACGACGAGTTCCCCGCCGACGAGAAGCACATCCGAGAGATCTTCAGCCTCACGTGCTACTCCCGCGCCCACGTCGGTGCCTGCGTCGCCACCCTCTCCCGCCGCCTCGGCAAGACCCGCAGCTGGACGGTGGCCCTCAAGACCCTCTTCCTCATCCACCGCCTCCTCTTGGAGGGCGACTCCGCCTACGAGAAGGAGATCTTCCTCACCACCCGCCGCGGCACCCGCATGCTCAACCTCTCCGATTTCCGCGACACCTCCCGCTCCGACGCCTTCGACTTCTCCGCATTCGTCCGCACCTACGCCCTCTACCTCGACGAGCGCCTTGACTACCGCATGCACGGCCGCCGCAAGCGACGCCCCAGCTCTACCAACCTCGACCACGACCAGGACGACGACGCCGACCCCTCGGCCACCGTCGCAACTGGAGCCGTCACTGCCGCGGCCACTGCCTCCGCCTCCAGAGTCGCCACTCCGGTCAGAGACATGCCCGCCGATCGAATCTTCGCTCGCACGCGGCACCTGCAGCGGATGCTAGAGCGCTTCCTCGCATGCCGCCCCACCGGCGCCGCCAAGCACAACCGCATCGTCGCCGTGGCGCTTTATCCGCTGGTGAAGGAGAGCTTCAAGATATATTACGATCTCGTCGAGTTGATGAACATCTTCGTCGATCGGTTTATGGATCTTGAGGTCCCCGAGTGCGTCAGCGTGCACGAGATCTTCCACCGCCTCTCCAAGCAGTTCGACGAGCTGGACCTGTTCTACGGCTGGGCTCGGGCCGCCGGCGTCTGTCGGTCATCTGAATATCCCGAGATCGAGCGGATCACGTCTAAGAAGCTCGAGGTTATGGAAGAGTTCATCCGCGACAAGTCCGTCCTCGCCATCGCTAACCGCCAGCGCCAGGAGGCGGCGGCTGCGATCACCGTGGCCGCCACCAAATCACCAGAGGAAGAGCCCGAGCCGGAGTACGAGAAGAATGCACTGAAGGCGTTGCCGGCGCCCGGGCCCGAAGAGGTTGAAGAGGCGCAGCAAGAGCGTGCCGTGGCAGTGATCGAGGATAACTCTTCGTCGCCAGAGAAGACGACGAAGGAAGCAGAGGAGGAAGACGTGGACTTTTTAAACTTGAAGGGAGACGCGATGACAGGGGAGGAGCACGGCGACCAGCTTGCTCTCGCTTTGTTCGACGGCCCATTGGCGGACTCTGCAGCGCCCAAATGGGAGGCGTTCGAGGCCGAGGATTCCTCAGATTGGGAGACGGCGCTGGTGGCGGCGGCGACCAACCTGTCGGACAAGAGGGCTGTGCTCGGCGGCGGCTTCGACATGCTACTGCTGGACGGGTTGTACGCACAGGCACAGGCCACGGCGGCGACGGAGAGGCAGGGTCAAACCGGGAGCTCGAGCAGCGTGGTGATCCCTCCGCCGCAGCCGATGCTGGCATTGCCAGCGCCTCCGGGCGCAACCGGCGCGGCGGCCTCTGACAGCGACCCGTTCGCGGCGTCGACGGTCGTGCCGCCGCCGTCGTACGTGCAGATGTCGGACATGGAAAGGAAACAACATCTGATGACGGATGAACAGTGGATGTGGGAGCAGTACGCGAAGGAGGGCAGGCAAGGGCAGGCGGCGCTCGACAAgttgcagcagcagcagcagcagttcGGTCACGCCGCCTATGCTCGCATGCATTGA
- the LOC122036162 gene encoding NAC domain-containing protein 82-like isoform X2: protein MAKNNLPPGFRFHPTDVELVWFYLKRKIMGKPFRFEAITEIELYKFAPWDLPGKSQLHSKDLEWYFFCARDRKYPNGSRANRTTGNGYWKATGNDKVVVHNSSTIGMRKSLVFHVGKLPKGSRTDWMMYEYRLESKELVDAGFFQDAYVLCKIFQKSGSGPKIGEQYGAPFNEEDYDDDTTTEDSFPLGPESLACQTTLFNPVTEQAMTSAVIETSSDHDLLEFDGILLDEFLEFLNSSPPRENAHHEVPDSAVPNGTVDETSSIGPEEISTELENIYSHEPNSNNKASGDNLDGTALSSMLLEFENDQYLELTDFWLTEDNTPCQSTMLNDALTCTHNNLVPMPDSVPYFSNDGSTSMHYASYAGAEITNGQPTINVQTEDVGIFAYHPDALESESLLASFTNPFL from the exons ATGGCCAAGAATAACCTCCCCCCAGGTTTCCGCTTCCATCCAACTGATGTCGAACTTGTTTGGTTCTACTTGAAGAGAAAAATAATGGGAAAGCCTTTCCGTTTTGAAGCTATTACTGAAATTGAATTGTACAAATTTGCCCCTTGGGATCTCCCAG gcaaATCTCAATTGCATAGCAAAGACCTTGAGTGGTACTTCTTCTGTGCTAGAGATAGAAAATATCCTAATGGCTCTAGAGCAAATCGCACAACTGGAAATGGTTACTGGAAAGCTACTGGAAATGATAAAGTTGTTGTTCACAACTCTTCTACCATTGGGATGAGGAAATCTTTAGTTTTTCATGTAGGAAAGCTTCCAAAAGGCAGCAGAACTGACTGGATGATGTATGAGTACAGACTTGAAAGCAAGGAACTGGTTGATGCTGGATTCTTTCAG GATGCATATGTTCTCTGCAAAATCTTCCAGAAAAGTGGTTCAGGTCCTAAAATTGGGGAGCAATATGGTGCACCTTTTAACGAAGAGGATTATGATGACGACACAACTACTGAAGATTCTTTTCCTCTTGGTCCAGAATCCTTAGCTTGTCAAACTACTTTGTTCAATCCTGTCACTGAGCAAGCTATGACCTCTGCGGTCATTGAGACATCTTCTGACCATGATCTTCTTGAATTTGATGGAATACTGCTGGATGAATTTTTAGAGTTTCTTAATAGCTCTCCACCTAGAGAGAATGCTCATCATGAG GTCCCTGATTCAGCTGTTCCCAATGGAACTGTTGATGAAACCTCTTCCATAGGCCCTGAGGAAATCTCTACTGAATTAGAAAATATATATTCTCACGAGCCGAATTCTAACAACAAGGCGTCTGGAGACAATCTCGACGGAACTGCTTTATCTTCTATGCTATTAGAATTTGAAAATGACCAGTATCTGGAGCTCACTGATTTTTGGTTAACCGAGGATAACACTCCATGTCAATCTACCATGCTGAATGACGCATTAACTTGCACGCATAATAATCTGGTTCCCATGCCTGATTCAGTCCCTTACTTTTCTAATGATGGCAGTACTTCAATGCATTATGCTTCTTATGCAGGAGCTGAAATTACCAATGGACAACCTACAATTAATGTACAG ACAGAAGATGTTGGAATATTTGCCTATCACCCAGATGCTCTTGAATCTGAATCTCTTCTAGCCAGTTTCACCAACCCTTTTCTTTGA